A stretch of Paracoccus sp. MA DNA encodes these proteins:
- a CDS encoding ABC transporter ATP-binding protein: MSFLTLDHLQKSFGPTRVVHDFDLSVEKGEFVSFLGPSGCGKTTVLRMVAGFETPTAGRITIDGQDVTRSRPNQRRIGMVFQSYALFPNLTVAENVGFGLKVAGIARAERAGRVAEMLALIGLPDLGGRYPWQLSGGQQQRVALARALAPRPRVLLLDEPLSALDAKIRVSLRNQIREIQQQLGITTIFVTHDQEEALSISDRIVVMHKGVADQTGTPAQIYNQPATDFVAGFVGTLNRFEAEVLDAARGLVRVEGAEIALDRPLPAGRITLAARPESLRIAPEGIPAEIAGVEFLGSVQRLRARVAGREVVLDRFNEPGAGLPQPGEQVRLAAAPAGWLVLAAMSDASNF; this comes from the coding sequence ATGAGCTTCCTGACCCTCGACCATCTGCAGAAATCCTTCGGCCCGACCCGCGTCGTCCACGACTTCGACCTGTCGGTGGAAAAGGGCGAGTTCGTGTCTTTCCTTGGGCCGTCCGGCTGTGGCAAGACCACGGTGCTGCGCATGGTCGCGGGGTTCGAGACGCCGACGGCGGGCCGCATCACCATCGACGGCCAGGACGTGACCCGGTCGCGGCCGAATCAGCGCCGCATCGGCATGGTGTTCCAGTCCTATGCGCTGTTCCCGAACCTGACCGTGGCCGAGAATGTCGGCTTCGGCCTGAAGGTCGCCGGCATCGCGCGGGCCGAGCGTGCCGGCCGCGTGGCCGAGATGCTGGCGCTGATCGGCCTGCCGGACCTGGGCGGGCGCTATCCCTGGCAGCTGTCGGGCGGCCAGCAGCAGCGGGTGGCGCTGGCCCGGGCGCTGGCGCCGCGGCCGCGCGTGCTGCTGCTGGACGAGCCGCTGTCGGCGCTGGACGCCAAGATCCGCGTCTCTTTGCGCAACCAGATCCGCGAGATCCAGCAGCAGCTGGGCATCACCACCATCTTCGTCACCCATGACCAGGAGGAGGCGCTGTCGATTTCCGACCGCATCGTGGTCATGCACAAGGGCGTCGCCGACCAGACCGGCACGCCCGCGCAGATCTACAACCAGCCCGCCACCGATTTCGTCGCCGGCTTCGTCGGCACGCTGAACCGGTTCGAGGCCGAGGTGCTGGACGCCGCCCGCGGCCTTGTCCGCGTCGAGGGGGCCGAGATCGCGCTGGACCGCCCGCTGCCCGCCGGGCGCATCACGCTCGCGGCGCGGCCGGAAAGCCTGCGCATCGCGCCCGAGGGCATCCCGGCCGAGATCGCCGGCGTCGAATTCCTTGGCTCCGTCCAGCGGCTGCGGGCGCGGGTGGCGGGTCGCGAGGTGGTGCTGGACCGCTTCAACGAGCCCGGCGCCGGCCTGCCGCAACCGGGCGAGCAGGTGCGGCTGGCCG
- a CDS encoding ABC transporter permease subunit, protein MRQIGWNWLGVVPFFAFALLFLVLPTMNIVIGAFQNPQGEFTLANLAGLASPRIVSSFAISIKISLASALLGCLIGFAMAAAVVMGGVPRWIKGPLMTFSGVASNFAGVPLAFAFIATLGRVGLVTMLLRQWFGINIYAMGFNLLSFWGLTLTYLFFQIPLMILIITPALEGLKREWREAAEVLGASTGQYWRMVALPILFPSLLGTFALLFANSFGAVATAYALTGSSLSIVPIMLFAQIRGDVLQDPHLGYAMAFGMIVVTGLANLAYVVMRTRAERWMR, encoded by the coding sequence ATGAGACAGATCGGCTGGAACTGGCTGGGCGTCGTGCCCTTTTTCGCCTTTGCCCTGCTGTTTCTGGTGCTGCCGACGATGAACATCGTCATCGGCGCCTTCCAGAACCCGCAGGGAGAGTTCACGCTGGCCAATCTGGCCGGGCTCGCCTCGCCGCGGATCGTGTCGAGCTTTGCCATCTCGATCAAGATCTCGCTGGCCTCGGCGCTTTTGGGCTGCTTGATCGGCTTTGCCATGGCGGCGGCGGTGGTCATGGGCGGCGTGCCGCGCTGGATCAAGGGGCCGCTGATGACCTTTTCCGGCGTCGCCTCGAACTTCGCCGGGGTGCCGCTGGCCTTCGCCTTCATCGCCACGCTGGGGCGGGTGGGGCTGGTCACGATGCTGCTGCGGCAATGGTTCGGCATCAACATCTATGCCATGGGCTTCAACCTGCTGTCGTTCTGGGGCCTGACGCTGACCTATTTGTTCTTCCAGATCCCGCTGATGATCCTGATCATCACCCCGGCGCTGGAGGGGTTGAAGCGCGAATGGCGCGAGGCGGCAGAGGTGCTGGGCGCCAGCACGGGGCAATACTGGCGCATGGTGGCGCTGCCGATCCTGTTCCCGTCGCTTCTGGGCACCTTCGCGCTGCTGTTCGCCAACAGTTTCGGGGCGGTGGCGACGGCCTATGCGCTGACCGGCTCGTCGCTGTCCATCGTGCCGATCATGCTGTTCGCGCAGATCCGCGGCGACGTGCTGCAGGACCCGCATCTGGGCTATGCCATGGCCTTCGGCATGATCGTCGTCACCGGCCTGGCGAACCTCGCCTATGTCGTCATGCGCACCCGCGCTGAAAGGTGGATGCGATGA
- a CDS encoding ABC transporter permease, whose translation MKRVWSWAALIVGGLYFLLPLIGTIEFSLRMRRGEYSLDAYRSVLSDAAFRQTFSYSVVMALLTIVLGVLIVVPTAYWVRLRLPRLRPVIEFITLLPLVIPAIVVVFGYIRLYNTSSILPLTGTASGTNLLLLCGYATLALPYMYRAVDTGLSTLDVRSLTEAAQSLGAGWVRIIGRLILPNVLGAVMSGAFLSFAIVIGEFTMAALLNRPAFGPYMQLLGANRAYEPAALAVIAFAVTWGCMGVMQLISRLFGTRIQPT comes from the coding sequence ATGAAACGGGTCTGGTCCTGGGCGGCGCTGATCGTCGGCGGGCTGTATTTCCTGCTGCCGCTGATCGGCACCATCGAGTTCTCGCTGCGGATGCGGCGCGGGGAATATTCGCTGGACGCTTATCGCTCGGTGCTGTCGGACGCGGCCTTCCGGCAGACCTTCAGCTATTCGGTGGTCATGGCGCTGCTGACCATCGTGCTGGGGGTGCTGATCGTGGTGCCGACCGCCTATTGGGTGCGGCTGCGCCTGCCGCGGCTGCGCCCGGTGATCGAGTTCATCACCCTGCTGCCGCTGGTGATCCCGGCCATTGTCGTGGTCTTCGGCTATATCCGGCTTTACAACACCAGCTCGATCCTGCCGCTGACCGGCACCGCATCCGGCACCAACCTGCTGCTCTTGTGCGGCTATGCCACGCTTGCGCTGCCCTATATGTATCGCGCCGTCGACACCGGGCTTTCCACGCTGGACGTGCGCAGCCTGACCGAGGCCGCGCAATCGCTGGGCGCCGGCTGGGTGCGGATCATCGGCCGGCTGATCCTGCCCAACGTGCTGGGCGCGGTGATGTCGGGCGCCTTCCTGTCCTTCGCCATCGTCATCGGCGAATTCACCATGGCGGCGCTGCTGAACCGCCCGGCCTTCGGGCCCTACATGCAGCTGCTGGGCGCCAACCGCGCCTATGAGCCGGCGGCGCTGGCGGTGATCGCCTTCGCCGTCACCTGGGGCTGCATGGGGGTGATGCAGCTGATCTCCCGCCTGTTCGGCACACGGATTCAACCGACATGA